From one Mya arenaria isolate MELC-2E11 chromosome 4, ASM2691426v1 genomic stretch:
- the LOC128230894 gene encoding galactose-3-O-sulfotransferase 2-like has translation TELLNVTVTSDVYSRSKVTHVGFLKVHKAGSTTMQNLFFRFGIKHKLNVVIPKSGNYLLKKSKAMPPKYSDHYDIFACHTVYSNAWYSALLPKDAMRIAIIREPLDRMISAAYYYRDVWGVGYLKNVPKANFIHNIIQKPETYDRAFFSRTKNSMGKDFGFSKNTAKDNTTIRNYLQQLDNEFSLVMLTEHMDESLVMMRRLLNWSISDIIYLSTNTHKHNPTLLNQSELIQFKKTNILDYAIYEYFSVVFEEKMKALGQDLKEEVSFVKKCLTSVYQFCQRKENINVTYVEFESSKWDTSFRITRTDCDWMNTKELAFIAKLRKMYST, from the coding sequence ACAGAGCTACTGAATGTTACAGTGACATCTGACGTTTATTCTAGATCAAAAGTGACGCATGTTGGGTTTTTAAAAGTGCACAAGGCTGGATCAACTACTATGCAGAACTTATTTTTCAGATTTGgaattaaacataaactaaacGTTGTTATTCCAAAGTCTGGGAATTATTTGCTGAAAAAATCTAAGGCAATGCCACCAAAATACTCTGACCATTATGATATATTTGCATGTCATACTGTATACAGTAATGCATGGTATTCTGCTTTGTTGCCAAAAGATGCTATGAGAATAGCAATCATACGCGAACCATTAGACCGTATGATAAGCGCAGCCTACTACTACCGTGATGTATGGGGAGTCGGCTACCTTAAAAATGTGCCAAAAGCAAATTTTATTCACAATATTATACAGAAACCCGAAACATATGATCGTGCTTTCTTCTCGAGAACTAAGAACTCCATGGGCAAAGATTTCGGGTTCTCAAAGAATACAGCCAAAGATAATACCACAATTCGGAACTATTTACAGCAGTTGGACAATGAGTTTTCTTTAGTAATGCTAACAGAACATATGGATGAGTCGTTGGTAATGATGAGAAGGCTCTTAAACTGGTCTATATCAGACATTATTTATCTATCAACAAACACTCATAAACACAATCCTACACTTTTAAATCAATCGGAACTGATACAATTTAAGAAGACAAATATTCTGGATTACGCAATATATGAATACTTCTCAGTTGTTTTTGAGGAAAAAATGAAAGCCCTGGGTCAAGACCTAAAAGAGGAAGTGtcgtttgttaaaaaatgtttgactAGTGTATACCAGTTTTGCcaacgaaaagaaaatataaatgtaacttATGTCGAATTTGAGAGTTCAAAGTGGGACACTTCCTTTAGAATTACAAGGACGGACTGCGATTGGATGAATACGAAGGAGCTGGCTTTCATCGCGAAACTCAGGAAAATGTACAGTACTTAG